A segment of the Populus nigra chromosome 12, ddPopNigr1.1, whole genome shotgun sequence genome:
TGTCGATGAAACCAACTGCATTACAAGGAGGATCCAGTTTTCCTCTGACAGCACACTCTACCTGGAAATTGGAATTGACAGGGCTCAAATGTAGGTAGAAAATAAATCCTAATGTAAAATCGTTGTGGATAGTTATAGTACCATCCCTAATTAAAagtcaaccacaaggaaaatgTGGTTACTGATAGAAAATTGATGATATGAAATCAAATACTATACTATTCAGGTTTAAGCATACATGAAGTTATCCAGATCAAGGGAAATGTTGCAGGAGCGACAGAGTAGGTGCTTACAGTGAAAACCTTCCCATAATCAGCACTGTCTCTATCATTGACAGTGAACTGCCAGTGAGGCACGTAAGTCCCGTAGATTACAGCCAGGTAAATAACAAGTATACATGCTCCCATCAGCCTGCAAAATTTAGCACAGAGCGATCATTGAAGATCTGGTCAAGGAATCTAATGAAAATACTCAGTAGTCACAAGAATATAAACCTACCATTGCGAGCTATATAGCTTGTAAATGGAGAGCCATCCAGGTGGTAGCTCCctggtttgctttttttttgtaaatatttccATCAGTGCCACTACGAAGTAAGCAAAAGCAATTCTCTGAAGAGAAAGAATCAAGTTGCTGTATAAGTATATTTCTAACAACCTAAATTATGCATACATATCAATATCAAAACCAGCACCACCTGAAGAATCCCACACCATCTTATCTTCTTCAAGTCAACTCCATAAGTAAGTTTGTCAGGAGCATGGGAGAAGCCCCCTACATAATTGTAATAACATTAAGCACTGTCAAGCAAGAGAACGAAAATAGTGTTTTATCTTTTGGTTCTATTGCATTTCATTCCTTAGAAATAACTCTTCATTACTGCATACCAAGATAGCATGAAAGCTGACTCCTTGTTCAAATTCAGCTGCTAACGAGATGGCAGTTTGATGATAAAACACTCGAGGTCGAGCCTTAAGAATTGGAGTGTTCAGGTTGGAATCTCCCTATCCCATTACTACTAGCTTTCGCAAACTATGGCAAGTTGTCGAAGAACATCATTAACATTCAAGGGCAGGAACAAAAAACTTTGTTTCTTACTGCATTTACATTTTAGACACGGTACATAGGCTTAAAGAATGTTCTCTACCAAACTCAATATCACAATTTTGTTGCTTCCATGTATTATTGTCTCTTCAAAGGACAACATAAGCATGAAACACAGCTTGTAAGCAGGTTAGGAGCAGAACAGAACTAACCTTGTAACATGATACCCCAGAATAGCAGTTTCAAAGTTCTAACAATCACCCTCTTGACAGCATGGTGCCGGCTTGTAATTCTCTACATTAATCAAAGAACATATATAAGCAATGAACTTGTAATGACAAATATATGTATCCTCTAAAACCTTTTCCTTAtcaaaatgtattaaaagaaaatggtaaGCCAACCTTAAAAGCAAGAGGAATGGCCATTCCTActatgaataaaaagaaaggcaTTACGAAGTCGGCAAGGTTACAACCATTCCACGGTGCATGTCCAATCTTAGGCCATTCTCCTCCAGCATCATCAACCAAGATCATTAACTACATAAATCCCATTAAAGCACACAAATTTAGTATCATAAATAAATGATTATGGTGGGTTCATAAACTTTTTAACAAGGATGCCTATATACAGTGcagaagcaaaaaatatttgataaaggGGCCAAATCGTAGCATAGGTAAGAATAAGGAAACCATGGGataattaatacatttttaattggaattaaATGAAAGGATGAAAAGTACAATATCGGGGAAATTCAAAAAGGCCCGTAAAAGAAGTaggaaataagaaaattatggGGGAATTGATGTTCTTAATTGGAATTAAATGAAAGGATAAAAAGTATGAGGACTAAAGTGGGaagtaaaaagatattaaggAGGCAATTTTcacgttaaaaataaaatgttaaaagggCCCAACCGGGTTCGAACCGGTGACCTCTTGATCTGCAGTCAAATGCTCTACCACTGAGCTATGGACCCGTTTGTGCTATCTGGTAActtagtatttatataaaagaaagctATCATGGGCAGACCACCATTAAACGAGAACCCATTTCCATGAAGGACCCACGAGAAAACTGAGGCACTAGAActttaaatgattaaataaaacaacCATATCTAGAGCTAAGAACAACAAACTTGAAAACAGAGTATATAGTTTGAGTATTTTGAGAGAGACGTGTATACATACAGCAACAGTGAGGCCTCTGAAGATATCTAACGAAGCTACACGAATTTTCGGGTCAGGCTTTTGGGCTGAGATATCGGTTACCTCAGCAATTGTCAGCCGGTGGTCTAAAGCAATATCGGCCTTAATTTCGGCCATTTTTTCAGTGCAAGAATTAAGAAGCTCAACTCTACAAACTAGCTGATTAGTGATTCTATGTGAAGCTCAAAAGGGTGTCATGGGTCTATAAATCTAGTCACCTAGGTACTGTGCTTTGATGGTTCTGTGTGTAGGAAGCTCAATGGATGGAAGGAAGTGTGGGGTACTAATTGTATCTGGACAAGTGCATGGGAATCTCTTACAAGATAAGAGTGGATTTTTTGGTTTAATATAGTCTTTTTATTGGTACTTCTTTGACTccactctctttctctcttgttaAGGAAGAGATTTTGCAAGCAAAGATGGGGCCCTTGTGAGCATAGCTAGTTTGTCTTTCTGTATTACAgacaaatttgtattattatgtAGAGATTTTTTGTTTGGTGTCACATGTTTAAGCAATCCTGTGTTGTGTCCGAATCTTTTGTAAACTTGAGAtgtctaatataaaaataggcATCCCATCCTggggcaggtagttggtaactTCGTATTCACCACAGAAGGGAAGGAATACAGCATTCTGCAATCAAAAGGATCAAGGGCTATCTATGATTATGTTATCTCCTTAGTTATATATTCAATTATCGAAAAAGGAGCTTGATTACATTCCTTGATAATCAAAGGACATCGTATGATTAAGTTTTACATCAAGAAAGCACTTGAATTCAAAGGAGATGATGTATATGTTGTTTGGAGAAACCGTTCCCTTGATGATATCATCACATCAATCACTGGTAAACCAACGGGAGGATCTTTTTCCTCCATCTCTGCTTCTTAAGATGCATCTTCGGCTTGAAAACTTGGATGTCTCTACCAATCAGTCACTCAAATGCCTAAATTTTGTGTTAAACACGACCTCGCCCCCACCTGTCCATGGAGAAAAGGTCATTTCTCATACTAGAAGCAAACAACAATGTGAAACTTCCTTGAAGGTTGATATGGATAAATGTTAGATGTTTGTTATAAAGTGACACgagtttcttatattttaagCTTCATAGGAAACTGCAAAGACAGCAAATGCATGCATTGTATATAAAAGCAGGGCAGAATCCCAGTAAAAACCGAGCATTTTTGTCAGAACATTTAAGGTGGTGATAATGTTGGTTGGGTTGTGACAGAGCACATCTAATTCTTGGGTTCATAAGCAACCGGGGCAAGTACTGTGACACATCACACATCCAGGAATGCCATTGTGCAGTCTTTAGAAGCGAAAGAGGAAGcttaaacaggaaaaaaaaaaacaaataaatattttatcaaaagcTTTAAACAGAGTAAAAGAGGAAGTGAGGAATTCAATTTACCATTGGCATGTATGTCAATGTATAGTccttgtttggttgctgagaaaatggGAGAAGGGAAAATTGAATCCTGCGGCTTCGAAGACACTCCAGAAATAGACTTCTCCATACAGAATCATCCTCTCAGCACGAGCAACGGAAACCGGGACCGCGGGAGAGAAGCGGCTCGATTAGGCACTGCTCGAGAGTCGAGACAAGAAACTGTGTAAACGGCGTCGTAAGAGTTAAAATTAATGTGTTAAATAAAACATTCCGTTGTCGTCCAGCGGTTAGGATATCTGGCTTTCACCCAGGAGACCCGGGTTCGATTCCCGGCAACGGAactttttattcttccttccaTTCCtgcttcatttcttttttctttattcattttttttttctttattcatttttcaCACGGGCCACTGCTTTAGAACTTAGAGAACGGACCCAGGCTCGCATGAGGAGGCGGCTCCGTTACACCTGCACGGCTTTGATTTGATTGTATGGAAACAGTGTTTCAAGATTTGTGGCAAATGGTTATTAAGGGTTCATGATTGGGCTAATCACACAATCAAACCTCTAATTATTAGATTACAAGGGGCCATCTGGACACCAACTCAAAGGGTATATTATAAGGACCCACCTCCAACCAAGCCTAACAGCCTAATCCTTTATTCTGCACCTTCACTTTCAAGACTGGCTTCGACAGATGCATGTGCAGATACACGAGCCATGAGCCTGCTTACTCCATGGCTAGCAAACTGGCACAGCCACAAGGACCACAGCCAAGCAAAAGAAAAGCACAACCAAGCACGGAAATTGAGTTCTCGTGCAAGTCCCTTAAAGTAACCAGTTGATTTGACATCCTAAATCCCACCAGCTCCTAGCATCATAGTTTTACACAGCTGGTTTTCATTATTGAGAGAGCAGTTGAATGATGAGTAGTGCTTCGGTCCCCGTTTCATCATACCTCTTTTATCAAATAAGTCGGCatatttttcctattttcaACAAGGCTTGATGTTAAGACTGTTAGCTTTATCGCTAtgatttaatgaaatttttcattatgttttaatgattatataaaaagtgaatattaatgttattaattaattattatgttaTATGTTgataatgaaatattaatttaatataattttgataactGCATAGTAAATAACATGATATATGTAATGAAGCATTTAAATGACATGCTATAatgataaaatgatttaaaaaatttatgcaaaTATACTACACGAAACATGTATGGATCACATGAATTAATCttgttttaattgattaaataagaCACAATACATAAATGCCATataaatatagatataaaattatGTGTGACATACATTCTTGTAATGATTTAAACAAGTTTATAACATTCAACAATCATCAAACAAGTAAGAAGATTCGCGAAAATCAAAGAGACTGTAAGAATAACGGTTATGAACTTCACCGATCAAGATTTTGTATTAGAGTTTTGTCAAATAGCACTCAATTTGCTTAGAACATCTTAATATACTCACACAACCTAAACAACCCTAAAAGaaatcaacaaagaaatccAAGATGCAAAGCAAGTAAATACTTGTTTTGAGAATGATATCGGTTCAAGAATTCACTAGtgtaatttgttaaaaaattagtattttacaTGAACCGGGCAATCGTTTGTTCATCAAGGATAAACACTTAGATATTTTGCATGAACTGATCAACCGCATTGACTTAATCAATATAAACTAGTTGATCATTTGAGATATTAATGGGATTCCAACATGTAGAAAATTGTATCTAAGTGCTAGTTTCATTTCTAAACCGATAAATAACCCTTCCTTTAGCCAAAACACATATGGACCTCTTAAGACAAATATCTAAGCATACTCCTtctcaaaacaatttataacacttttattttccttgtaatcattaaaaaacaaggtTAAGTATAAATTAGCTTTAATGTTGcacccataaaaaaatcaaataaaaataccagcATGTAATGGTAGAACTCTTGAACATAAAGTCAAGAAAAAAAGTAGATGATTTAacaaacctctataaaatttaatacattttccgTAAATTCTAACtctttaattatcataattatatcAATACTTGCTTGGGTGTTTAGAATTATATGTTATTTGATAAAAAGTTATTCAATTGTAGTTCTACCTTTCATATCTAATTCACTACACTATCCCTCTATGGTCGAACATAGACACTTGCCAACATTTTCACAGCACATCAAAAGAAGAATGATCATTAACAAGAGTACTATACAAAGTTTGTATCAATTGTACAGAAATACACACTAAATCTGAGAGGAACTCATTAAGAGGAGAGGAGATCGCATGGCCAAACAGCAAAATAACTTTAatcatgggaaaaaaataaggaacaaTATCAAAGATCTCTCATAAGAAATCATAGACTCAATACAAATGGACTGGTATACTGGGATCTCACTATCTCGGCTTTACATATCAAGTAACGCAGTGTACACTTCTGGATTGGAATTTCGTCACTTGTCAATTCCAAGTTCCTTCTGGATATCTCTTGTCAGGCTGAACTGTAGAGTATTATGCCATGGAAATTGAGTTCGAGTAACAGGAAGTTTTCTCCGCAGATCCTGCAATGCATCAAAATCACTTTAAGAGACAtagaaaatacaaagaaagcaGCCAGACAGACAGGAAAGGAAAGATTATGTCTACCACCACAAGTTTCCTACTAAACCATCtcatttcaaaaaagaaaaaaggaaagtaatATGCCTTGGTTTGTTCAGTAACTAGAGAGCACAAATACCTCCTCACAATATTCAAATGCACGGAAAAATATGAGCTATGTATCTTAGGCAAAGTCCAAATAGAACAATAAGCCAACCAGATATCACCAGATGTGGAAATACAAAATTTTGTAGCATGTAATCAAGTAAAGATTAAAGAATACCTTGAAAGTGGTATCTGGCAAATTTGAATAGGATGCCTGTCAAATAGTAATTTTTAGTAACGAAGCCTTAAAATCCaagaatttaaatgaaaaaggaGACACAATGAGAACCTCAAGAGATTCCAAGTACTCTGCCTCGTGGTGACGAATAATGTTAGCTATGGAAATAGCACAATCATCAGGGGCCTGAAACAAAAATTGTAAAAGATCAACCATTTTTGTCTCCTTTTCATCAGCAACTGAAGGACAGAGAGACAGACAGATATACATGATGACAGCACAAGCAGGTGCTCCACTCTCCCCTTAAAATGATACTAATGTACAAACTTACTACTAAAAATGTGCTTAGTTACTTTTATAGAAACTTGTTATTTTACTGAACAGCTTCATTAGAAAGCTGCAAAACACAAAGCATGCTTTGCATGTCTGAAGAGTGAAATCACTGAAAAATCACTCAATCATTCTCATTATCGCTAAAGTTTAAAAGAAGGCATGAGATGGACTTAAAGGATAGGCTTCTGAAGCCAAGTGCTGGGTTTATCAGGGAGTCCTTGCAATAGAATCTGGGAAATGGCAAAAGTTGCTTTAAAGGTCACTCAACACAGACAACCAGACTGGATGCACAAGTCACCCAAATAATAAACGTTCCCCACACCAACCCTAGTAACTATAACCAGGATGTTCTTAATGTAATATTTTAGCATTGCACCTTACCTGCTCCGAATACCTAATTAAGGTTCCAATTGAGTGGTGTCATGTGAAGGAATCTAGAGACAGTCTTGCCCTTCAGCAAGATGTAGCTGCTCTCAAGATTCAAAACTTGATATGTGCAATCTTGTAATTGCACGCCCAAAATTTAGCACCAAGAAATCCCCTATCCACCCTATGTATTGTACTCAAACAAAGAAGCTAAAATCTCATGATGAAAAAATGTCAAGCTAAAGGAATTGTCGATATTGCAATAACCTGAAAGATTGTTGCATCTTTACATTCATGTTTAGCATCCAACTGAACATTTCCCTCTTCATAATAATGAGCACCCACCTGAAATAAGAAGAATGCAGGGAAAAAGAAACAGCTTATACTTGCATTGTCTTACAAGTATGCAATCTGACTTTCAAATAACACTCGACAGAAGTCAAATTTTTTCATCGTACCTGTAATTTGCCTCTTACTTCTAGCATTTGTACATCTTCCTTGAACTCTATGTTCCACACTGATCGCCAACTTCCATTGCTATATGATATGCAAAAGAATATTATATGAAGATAAGCagtcataaaatataaatgtttctGACTTGGAAGTGACATGGTATATTCAGATACAAGCAGGTGATGGAACACTAGGAACATGTCCTAAATGAAGTATCTGATAAAGAGTAAAAACTGACTAGAATTCCACTCACCAGAAATTCTGTGGGCTATTTTTAGCAGCAGAAATGACCACTACAAGTTCAAAATTAGATCCTGGTCCCTCCACATCCTTCCCATTAACACAGTAGACAGAACAGATACCTTTTGGATAAGCTTCAGCAACATATTTGAGCAGTTCTGCATCCAAGGCACAACTAGCAGAGAACAAAATAGCATTGTTAATGTAAGAATGAATAGAATACTGCCCATAAAAAAGGAACTACTCTTGGTGCACTGCACCACAATTCAGGTCCTAAACAACCACTTATGCATAACGCTTTTGGAATTAGTTGTATATATAAAGAGAAACTACAAACTGATTCTATAACTTTGCAATCCCAAATCACCTAAAGATGCACAGAAGAAAAGACAATTTAGGAAGAAAATTGTACTGAAGATGGCACAATTATTTCAAGCtccaaaaactaaacaaaaagaaTTCTATATAAATCAAACAGGAGCATTAAAAATAGTTTCTACGAGTTAAATCCTTTACAAGGAAAGATTTAGATGCAACTCATAAGCTCAGTCCTCAAACGCATTTAACTCTGATTCACTCTCACAAGCAATACTGAGTGTGTAAGGGAttaaaggaagaagagaataaTTCAAAAACTACTTGCTCAAGCACTTGAATGTTCCAAATATTATATGATATAACCATGAAGTAGGAGTAGATACTATTTACCAAAAACACCTCTCTAATTCTACCCTTCATTAGATAAAGGATTCTAACCTCTAAAATATCCTGATCATACTCTCAATCCAGCAGAATGTGATAGGAAATGAGAGTAATAGAAAATTGCAAGGTTGAAATTTGAAACTTTACAAAGTGATACATAGGCAAGGAATAAGAGCTGAGAAAATGCTGTTTTCCGAAATCAAGCTCTTAAAATTTTAGCATCGATGCACTAATGACTAGAAGAACTTCTGGACAAACATAATCTAATATTAATAACCATAAGAGTTAGAAAGCATACCGAAATTCTTCGATATATGGTGATGAAAGTTCCTCATCAGCTGCAGGTCTCACGTCTGTACAAACCTGAACCAATTTAGCACATCACGATATAAAAGATGGACTAacaaacatatcaaaaaaagaccaagaaaaacaaaatgcacaTGAGAGCAGACAGCAGACAAAATATGTGCTTCAAGGTTTTTGGATAACTGACTTGCTTAACATGATCAACTGTCGCCACCTGTGCAGTTCTAGGATCAAGAAACTCATTCTCCTCGAGCTCGTTATAAGATGTAACCAGCACCTGCAAATACAATTTGAAAAGTTAGAGTCGCAATTATAACTACCACAACTAACTGCATACAAAATAAATCAGGTTAACAAATCAATATATCTATACTTacaaataaaccctaaaatacagtcttaaaaatgataaataatccTCCAAATAGATAAACTACTCCACACCACACAACCTTCatggaaaattaaaatgaaaacaaaggaGAATAAATAGGCCGTCACTAATGAGCCCATTATCTTCCATCCAAATACtaaactaaagaaaataaactaaaatatccAAACAAAACCTCTGCTTTGATATTAAGCTTAGAATCAGCAAGTCAAAAACTAGCAAACctacaaataaacaaaattagcaTAAAATCAAAGTGATAGCAATAaatatggggaaaaaaaataaagcttctACTTAATTCAAGGCAAATCATGTAACtatattaacaataacaaaaattaaaatcaattaataaaataaaataaaataattaattgtaaaatggaacaaaaaaatccaatattaaattatcaaaattcaCTCGAATACCTAAATCGAAGCTCATAATTNNNNNNNNNNNNNNNNNNNNNNNNNNNNNNNNNNNNNNNNNNNNNNNNNNNNNNNNNNNNNNNNNNNNNNNNNNNNNNNNNNNNNNNNNNNNNNNNNNNNNNNNNNNNNNNNNNNNNNNNNNNNNNNNNNNNNNNNNNNNNNNNNNNNNNNNNNNNNNNNNNNNNNNNNNNNNNNNNNNNNNNNNNNNNNNNNNNNNNNNGGAGGTATGTGTGTGATCTGTAAAGGCGAAAGCGAAATGATTTTGAGATCAGTGGGGTcgggttttttttgtgtgtgtatgaTCGTGACCGTTCATTTGTAATTCCATTTTGCTGTTATAAATGCCTCTGATTATAGTAcattcaagtaattttttatatatatattttaaaatttatttttaatattaaaaatatcatttgagaatattaaaaaataaattaaaataataatttttttttgtttttttcaaaatatttttgaaaggcAAACAGACTATAAAGGCATACTTTGATTTTAACGGTAACGTTTAAGGTAGCACATCACATTATTtgcaaatgaaatgaaaaatatgaaatcatTAGACAGATGACTTCAACTTAGACTATAATTATTATGGTATTAAATAGAATATAAGTATTAAACCTGTATTACAAgttaacttataaaatttatagctaactaaaattagattttaactaGTTATTTGACTCGTGTTTCATTACTGgttggataattttttgataaaaaaataaatagataagcttttcaaatttattttttcttaaaaaaaatttaattataaatcaaaaagctcatacatatatttaattaaatacttcaAGAATTATTTAtgccaataaatataaaaaataaagtattaacaCATTTAGTCAATTTGCATCTCTATAGGTcgcatatttttttctaacgcAAAAGagttaatgtgttgatgttattaacatattttttaaaatcaagtaaaaatataattgtaaattaaaaattaatgcttatatataataaaatatattaaaattatatgtattaataaaaacatataaaatctcaagttaatttttaacatagtaaaaaaattaaataatattgaaactGTTATAatgaaacattattttattaatctttttataataattttttctaaaaaaggtgtaaagaaaataaaataaaataatttataaaataatagagataagaacaaaaaaaaataccataaatagACAAAGTATAGactgataaattttcaaattgtaagaaaaaaaattcccaaaagagagtgtaaagaaaaataaataaataaaattataaaaaataaaaataagaaaaaatggtGATAAATAGACGAagtataaaaggataaaaatacaaaatataaaaaggaaaataaatataagaaaaacttgttttctaaaaaacaaaatttacaattttGCTAGGCAAAATTTACAATTATGTTATTTCTACATAATAACactattttcttttagtatatatataatttcatcagaaaaaaaaaaatataatttcatcagaaaaaaatattaccctAATCATACTGATTGATTATGTAAACAGAAACTGGATTGATTATTTAAACAGAAAAGGTCAGGATGATAGTCCAAGTTACTCTAAATATTATTGTATATAATTCGTTCGTGTCGATTATTGTAATTACAAGAGAATCTTCCATCGTATGTGCTATTATTAAATAGttacaaagaaagaaattttgtCACATTCAAGCAAAATAGATGtctaaaacaaaaagaaaaatgaataaaagagAACAAGTGATGGCTGGAAAGCAAGAGGATCTGATAATGTTATTTGAGAAAGAAGAATGACGGGAGTGAGAACACCTTATGGTGTATCTAGCAGTGTTATACAAGAGAGCAAGTGATGGCTGCCTTGAGCAGGACTTCAGCATACGAAGATCTGATAATCAGGAATTGTGTCTCCAACATTCAAGTAGTTGACATCAACCACAACTTCTCCCAAATCATCTGCCAAGACCAACAATAGATGTCAAGCAACATGAtgaattgaaatttgaattttgcaAGCGGAAAGATACAAGATAAATGAAGCTCAAACCTTCATATATGGTCCTTGCAACGTTTACATATTCAGGTATGAGATCTCTATATATGATTCCATCAGGACGGGCATCCAGCACGACTAGGACTCCTGCATGTCAATAACAAGCAAAATTAAGACACGAGAATTGAGACCTGAATCCATATTGATTTCTAGGAACATTTTGTTGAATAGTTGCTGGAAACAAAGGAACTTTCACTTTAGGAAAGACACAAGAATAGATGTGGCTTACAGCACTCTAAGGCACATCGTGTTTGATAAAAAGCCAAGAAAATCAAATAGCGTCATGTGATCTTCAAGGAATGAAGATCACGGAACAAGTTCCGGCAATACACAGTCCATGCATTATTTCTGTTAAGACTGC
Coding sequences within it:
- the LOC133669052 gene encoding uncharacterized protein LOC133669052 isoform X2; translation: MAEIKADIALDHRLTIAEVTDISAQKPDPKIRVASLDIFRGLTVALMILVDDAGGEWPKIGHAPWNGCNLADFVMPFFLFIVGMAIPLAFKRITSRHHAVKRVIVRTLKLLFWGIMLQGGFSHAPDKLTYGVDLKKIRWCGILQRIAFAYFVVALMEIFTKKKQTRELPPGWLSIYKLYSSQWLMGACILVIYLAVIYGTYVPHWQFTVNDRDSADYGKVFTVECAVRGKLDPPCNAVGFIDREILGINHMYQHPAWKRSEACTENSPYEGPFRTSAPSWCKAPFEPEGILSSISAVLSTIIGVHFGHVLVYMRGHAARLKHWIVMGFALLILGLVLHFTHAIPLNKQLYTFSYVCVTSGAAALVFSSIYALVDIWGWKCIFQPLAWIGMNAMLVYVMAAEGIFAGFINGWYYNDPHNTLRSSSGASLQAFSIA
- the LOC133669052 gene encoding uncharacterized protein LOC133669052 isoform X1 is translated as MAEIKADIALDHRLTIAEVTDISAQKPDPKIRVASLDIFRGLTVALMILVDDAGGEWPKIGHAPWNGCNLADFVMPFFLFIVGMAIPLAFKRITSRHHAVKRVIVRTLKLLFWGIMLQGGFSHAPDKLTYGVDLKKIRWCGILQRIAFAYFVVALMEIFTKKKQTRELPPGWLSIYKLYSSQWLMGACILVIYLAVIYGTYVPHWQFTVNDRDSADYGKVFTVECAVRGKLDPPCNAVGFIDREILGINHMYQHPAWKRSEACTENSPYEGPFRTSAPSWCKAPFEPEGILSSISAVLSTIIGVHFGHVLVYMRGHAARLKHWIVMGFALLILGLVLHFTHAIPLNKQLYTFSYVCVTSGAAALVFSSIYALVDIWGWKCIFQPLAWIGMNAMLVYVMAAEGIFAGFINGWYYNDPHNTLIYWIQKHIFIGVWHSQRVGILLYVIFAEILFWGIVAGIFHRLEIYWKL
- the LOC133669854 gene encoding F-actin-capping protein subunit alpha-like, producing YLQVLVTSYNELEENEFLDPRTAQVATVDHVKQVCTDVRPAADEELSSPYIEEFRCALDAELLKYVAEAYPKGICSVYCVNGKDVEGPGSNFELVVVISAAKNSPQNFCNGSWRSVWNIEFKEDVQMLEVRGKLQVGAHYYEEGNVQLDAKHECKDATIFQAPDDCAISIANIIRHHEAEYLESLEASYSNLPDTTFKDLRRKLPVTRTQFPWHNTLQFSLTRDIQKELGIDK